The genome window CAGAAATGAGAATGTCCCTGAGAAGATATTGCATGTGATTGAACCTAAGGCTGCAAACAAAACTGTGGGAACCACTCGAAATAGTCTCCACACCACCAAATCATCTTCATCCTTAGAGGGCAAAAGTTTGACACTTGCTAAAAAGGGAACTCGTGTCACTCATTTGGCTTCATCTCCTGAGAAGAAAAATCAGAGACAAGCTCAAACTGGAGTTCATACTTCTCGTTCGCCTCCTTCGATCTCTCCACCCTCCATGAACAAAAGCTTACAACATACTCAAAATGGAATTCATACCAAACAATCATCTGTGTCTTCATTAGCATCAACATCATCACCCACACCTCCATCTGAATCTGTGCAGAGTGAAGACAGTGGCACCATCTCTGAACACTCTGCAACTGAAATTGAGAACCATTCAAAAGTAGAATACAAGAAAATGCCTAGAAGAGTTGGAAAAATTGGCTCAGGAGATAAAGATGACTCACCACGCAAGCTGAATTCCAGGAGAGGACTTCAATATGAGAACAATAGTCCAAGGAGACTCAGATTGAAGAAAGGAAGAGGTCTATGTGAGGCAGATTTCAGAAAAAGAAGCTTTAAGAGAACAGAAGTTGTTCATATTGATTTTGCTGATGCTAAAACCGAATTTGAGAAAGTTGTGCTGAGGCACCAAGATGTGGAAAGCAACAAAGACACCCAGACCTCCCTTAACAACAAGAATGAAGAAGTTGTATTGAAACACCAAGATGTTGAGGACAAAAAAGACAACCagaattttcttaataatgtGATTGAAGAAGTTGTGCTCAGACACCATGATGTTGAAGACAAAAAGGAAAACCAGAGTTTGCTTAATCGCACGATTGAAGAGACTGCAAGTAAGCTCGTTGAGACCAGGAAGAGTAAGGTCAAGGCTTTGGTGAGTGCTTTTGAATCCTTGATCTCCCACCAAGATACGGCACACATGGCAACAACTAGAGCACACTGAGTACTATCAGGCTGTCTTGCTTCTACGATGATATAGCAGTTTAAGTACATTAACTTTTGAAGTTGATAGCAAAGTCTGTAGGTTTTGTGAAGCAGTGACACTGCAGCAGATAGAGATTCAATTGAGTTGAGAAAGCTTGAATGCTAGTACTTAAAAGCACTTTTTTATGTCTTCTTCTGCATGTTTGTTTTGCAGAAGGGTATTTCTCTCTGCTTTCTCCTCTTAAGTTTCTGTGAATTTTATTGGCTCATTTTATACCTTTACAAATAAGGTTCTGCTGTACTTGAATATACATAATGCAAAATAATATTGCCATCAATCCAAATTGTTTCTTGATTGATTATCACCTTCCTCTTTGGCCCTTTGGGGCTGATTACCATAACTTCATATTAAGTTTTATCTATCCCATTGCATACATGggagaaaatattgaaatattttgactATGCATCTTAAAAGATTGTGCCTCTTCTAACCATTTAAGGGTGGATTTCGAAGAGAGATGTCAATAACAGCAAATCACTTCAACCATCTTAGGAGCTTGTTTGTCTGTGATTCTAGAAAGCGTTTCAagtctttctaacacttaaaagcaattttttgataaaaaaaattttaagtgttagaaaaattaaaagcgcttcctaaaatcactatcaaatgaatcttaaatattaaaaatgaaaaaaaaaatcatataaaaaaaataaagaaaaaaatgaaatgaaaatgagtAGATTACTAGATATAAAACATGCTACTAACACCAAGGTTTCTTAAAGAGACTTAGGGCTGCAATTTGGGTGGCATGGGCAAGGTTTAAATGGGTTAGGTTGGGCCAGGGTGAGAAAAAATagcaacataaaaaatattaaggttatCACGGGCTGAAGGTTCAAACAACCTGCCAAAACTCCGGCCCatacaatattatttattaattatattatctattattttatttagaatataaaaaaatataataacgaTGAAAAATAAACTCTAACATTTCTCACTTTTTAATCATCCCAGGCTaaggtttattattttttaattatcttagaTTAATGGattcatcatttttgtttaattgttaAAGTATTTTAGAATGTTGAATTTTGAGTTCACGGATTATCTATTCATGTAAAATTAAtgactaatatatatattttaaagtctTGAGACattaggtggtatttgtttttttacttaattctaaatagaaccttaatacttaatagtattaaatattatgttgtttgtttttatagtattttatttctattaagtattaaaaagtaaaaaaaattattgtgttattttttctatttagaaaaagccacatattttggctttttctatttagtaaaaagtttataataagtcatgaaaaagtaaaaaaacaaacaacctaaattctaaaactaaatagtttttagcaaaaagtcaaaaaaacaaataccaccttagcttttaactttttattttataatgtgGTTTCCATGACATAgactttaaaataattattttatttaataatttaataattcatGAAAACCTGTGGAACCTTGAGTTGCACACTAGCTTAGCATGAGTTGGTAATTCCCTACTAGATCTTGGTTGGGGTATGACGAGGGTTAGAAATATTGATACATAGGTTTGACATGGGTTAGCTTTTTAACCTACCCAAGCTGCGGTATGAGACTTGTTATTGACTATAGTTAAGCAacaattacattttttttcataattagttTGACAATATTAGAAGGATTGAAAATACATCTCATGAATGTagttacaacatatttatatcaATCCATGTATCTTCGTAAAATGCTTAAAGTAATTAATTCATATTCTACTAATATATTTTCCATCAAGCTATCATGATCTTATATGGATTCAAGCAATTCAAA of Vitis vinifera cultivar Pinot Noir 40024 chromosome 17, ASM3070453v1 contains these proteins:
- the LOC104882300 gene encoding uncharacterized protein LOC104882300 encodes the protein MTEYSIDIPVAAEKLELDFPATLEKIDLDISVLPEKKELEGGNVRGNSAGKTGGANGRAKVLPNYLSSPTGSCHDFCKYGTKPVFGKKAERVRATSGEGEDLKQTATVKEQRKKSATSLKPSPDPKTQLPDHPSIIKRDVRPLVKNAVVSSEQLSSPGKDADVLLNHDSDLKLKAVKTKPSLLPMPRFLSSKRNSDTRVTKEIGILPSSPLGDRRSRSNSGIGSPLGGPRSGRTTGFGLGKDRATSIMSKKKVSSAPAVKRVASKKARTNTNVEGVSPVKNQSNARKTEFERPRNENVPEKILHVIEPKAANKTVGTTRNSLHTTKSSSSLEGKSLTLAKKGTRVTHLASSPEKKNQRQAQTGVHTSRSPPSISPPSMNKSLQHTQNGIHTKQSSVSSLASTSSPTPPSESVQSEDSGTISEHSATEIENHSKVEYKKMPRRVGKIGSGDKDDSPRKLNSRRGLQYENNSPRRLRLKKGRGLCEADFRKRSFKRTEVVHIDFADAKTEFEKVVLRHQDVESNKDTQTSLNNKNEEVVLKHQDVEDKKDNQNFLNNVIEEVVLRHHDVEDKKENQSLLNRTIEETASKLVETRKSKVKALVSAFESLISHQDTAHMATTRAH